From Pedobacter aquae:
ATAAATTCTTAAAACTTCAATATTTCTAGTATATTGAAATTTTGATCGAGTAGTATTGTTATGAGTTCTAAAATAATTTTTTATTTCTGAATTAAAAATAACCTTATTTGTCTTTTTGAGATACATCAACCAAAAAAGCCAATCACCACAAAATTTGAAGTTTTGAATAGCACTTAAGCAATCTTTTATAGCTTCTATTTTTTTAAAGATTACACCACTTGCATTTGGTATTGTATTTTTATAAATCAGAAATGATTTAATCTCATCAAGATTATTATTAATATAATTAGACTTCCATTTACTACTATTCAAATCTTTATACCAAAAATCCAGGCTGTCTATATAATTATTTTTTTCATCAACTCTAATTGTTTTAGAAATAAAAATATCAGCTTTTTTATCTAAAATCGATTTAAGCCCAATTTTTAAGAAGTTACTTTCACAATAATCATCACTTTCAGCAATCCAAATGTATTCCCCTTTAGCTAAACTGATGCCTTTCTCCCACTGTTTAAAAGGACTACCACTATTTTGTTCATTATAAATGATATGACTTATTTTCTCATGACCTCTATATGTTTCAATGGCTGCTTTACTTTTATCTGTTGAACAATCGTCTAATATAATTAGCTCGAAATCTTGAAATGTTTGGTTCAATACAGAATCTAAACGTTGTTTGAGATACTGAGCGTGGTTGTAATTAGGAACAATTACAGATATTAATGGATGAGCATTAGTGTTTAGCATCTATATATAATTGATTTACAACAGACTCGAATTGCTGAAATGAGTATTCAAAGTTATAAAGTTCAGAACATCTTTTCCAACCTGCTTCTCCTAATCGAGATCTTAACTTGTTGTCATGTAATAGGTTATGTAAAGCTTGATAAATACTTTCTATAGAGCCATCATGAAGAATGCCTGTTTCTTGAGCAATAATTATTTCAGTACTTGCTCCGGTGCTTCTGGCAATAACTGGAATTGCGTATGATGAAGCTTCAATCAGTACTCTGCCAAAGGCTTCTCTGGCTGAATTAGCTATTAAAATATCAGTTTTTAGATAATAAAGTTCTGTGTTTTCTTGAAAACCTGTTATAGATACAAGACTTTGTAGTTGATTATCATATATGAAAGTTTTTAAAGTACTTGTATCTCCTGCACCAACAAATACTAATTTTATATTCGGATAGTTTTTACTTAATAAATGAAAAGCTTTTAATATTTCAAGCTGACCTTTACCAGTAGCTATATTACCAACCATACTAATAGTGGTTGTCTGACTTTGAGGTTGATTTTTTTTAATGTGCTGTTTTGAATAAATGTCTCTCTTTTAAAAACCCCATTATATAAAAGATAACTTTTTATTTGATACTTTTCCTGATAATACTGTTGTATGGCTCGAGAGTTACTAAGATATAGTGTTGCTCTTTTTTTTAATAGATTAAACATTAAACCTTTAAAATTTTTAAAAACAGCATGGTCTTCTTTACCAAATTCTCTAAGATGGAGAATGATTGGTTTTTTATAGAAAAAGGAAAGTATCAATAGCCAATAATTTACACTGGTATTTATATATATAATATCTGGATTATATTCCTTGATGTAGGAAACTAATATGGGTAAATGTCTAAATGCACTATATAGTTTTTTAAATTGCGTTTTTAATTTGTCTTCCTTACCATATTGAATAAATAAAGGGTAAAACACCTTTTTGAAAGGTATATGTTTATTCTTTAAATAATTCTCAGCTAATCCTCCTGTAGGTAAAATCACCTTCGCTTCATGTCCTTTATTTGAAAATTCTTCTGCTAAATCTAGCATAGAACGTGTTGCGCCATGAAGATGGCTATCATGAGAAAGGAAAAGTATTTTCAATCTTTAAAATAACTTAAAAATATTATTTTTTACTATTTGCAATATCTAGAAAAAATTTAATTCTTTGTTTTACTTAAATTAAGCTCGTGAGCATCTAAAATAACTTTTTCTAAGAGGCCTAAATGCTTTTCTAAGCTAAAGTATTCTTTAATATTTACCCTAGCATAATCCCCATAAACTTTACATAGTTCAGGACTTTTAATTAACTTTAACATGTTTAAAGCCATCATATTTACATCTAACTCCTCACATAGCAATCCTGTTTTTTCGTGAATTACTACATCAGGAATTCCTGCATGTTTCGTGGAAACAACGGGAAGTCCAGCTGCTTGAGCTTCTAATATGCCTACAGGAGTTCCTTCAGAATCTCCATTCTCAGCAACAATAGAATGCTGTACAAATGCTAAGGAGTTAGAAAGTAAGGCTCTGATTTCCTCAGGCGTTTGTACACCTTTAAACATAATATTTTGCTCAATCCCCCAGATTTTAGCTAAATTTTTACAAGTATTTAGAAGAGGTCCATCGCCTATCATAAGTAAAATCGCGTCTGGATATTGTTTTATTACTGATTTAAAAGCTTTTATTGTTGCATAAGGTGCTTTTTTGTCCACAAATCTTCCTACAGAAATGAATTGCTTACTATTATAATTAGGGATGATATTAAAAAAGGTAGGATTTGGACCATATGTATTCAAAAGAACTTTATGCCTAGGACAGCCCATATTTAATAAAGTTTCTTCCATCGCTTTAGAAACTACTACTATAGTATGGGCATATGAGAAGATTTCTTTATACTTTATTTCGTATTTTCTTAAAATTGATTTTTCACTAGCATCAGCACCATGAAAATGAACAATTAAGGGTTTTTTAAGACACATAATTGTATTAAGACTTTCGGCAGCTGTAACCCCAAATTCTGCTAATACGACATCAATATTGTTTTTTTTTAGAGAATGCCTTAAAGCGAGTTCCGTTGGACTTAGCCTTTTGTTTATTTTATATTTTAATCTATAATAAAGCTTTAATAGATGATTTTTTTGAAGATGTCCATCATTTTCTAATTTAGTTGGTATTAAGCCCCCGAAGTAATATTTAATATTAAAAGGTATTAGTTTATGAGCTTGTATAAATGTCTCAGAATAGGCATTTTCATTTGGTGATAATATAGCAAGATTTTTCATCATGGTTTAAATGCTACGCCTGTTAATCCTGTAATCATCAGCCCATCTGTAATTGTCTTAGGATGTATTTCCTTTTTTAAAAGGAACTTATAGAAAGGGAAAATTAAAAACTTCAGAAAAGTTCTCCATTTTTCGCTTATAGGAGCCCGACATACCCATAATCCAAGCATTTGTGCCATGCTTGCATGCCAGC
This genomic window contains:
- a CDS encoding glycosyltransferase family 2 protein, whose protein sequence is MLNTNAHPLISVIVPNYNHAQYLKQRLDSVLNQTFQDFELIILDDCSTDKSKAAIETYRGHEKISHIIYNEQNSGSPFKQWEKGISLAKGEYIWIAESDDYCESNFLKIGLKSILDKKADIFISKTIRVDEKNNYIDSLDFWYKDLNSSKWKSNYINNNLDEIKSFLIYKNTIPNASGVIFKKIEAIKDCLSAIQNFKFCGDWLFWLMYLKKTNKVIFNSEIKNYFRTHNNTTRSKFQYTRNIEVLRIYKWVTTEILGKENKKLLSYYFDNYIRHYPRLHIFKNLNFVVKSLNFTYYGPYFILKNYLKTK
- a CDS encoding glycosyltransferase, with the translated sequence MVGNIATGKGQLEILKAFHLLSKNYPNIKLVFVGAGDTSTLKTFIYDNQLQSLVSITGFQENTELYYLKTDILIANSAREAFGRVLIEASSYAIPVIARSTGASTEIIIAQETGILHDGSIESIYQALHNLLHDNKLRSRLGEAGWKRCSELYNFEYSFQQFESVVNQLYIDAKH
- a CDS encoding glycosyltransferase family 4 protein, which produces MKILFLSHDSHLHGATRSMLDLAEEFSNKGHEAKVILPTGGLAENYLKNKHIPFKKVFYPLFIQYGKEDKLKTQFKKLYSAFRHLPILVSYIKEYNPDIIYINTSVNYWLLILSFFYKKPIILHLREFGKEDHAVFKNFKGLMFNLLKKRATLYLSNSRAIQQYYQEKYQIKSYLLYNGVFKRETFIQNSTLKKINLKVRQPLLVWLVI
- a CDS encoding glycosyltransferase family 4 protein, encoding MMKNLAILSPNENAYSETFIQAHKLIPFNIKYYFGGLIPTKLENDGHLQKNHLLKLYYRLKYKINKRLSPTELALRHSLKKNNIDVVLAEFGVTAAESLNTIMCLKKPLIVHFHGADASEKSILRKYEIKYKEIFSYAHTIVVVSKAMEETLLNMGCPRHKVLLNTYGPNPTFFNIIPNYNSKQFISVGRFVDKKAPYATIKAFKSVIKQYPDAILLMIGDGPLLNTCKNLAKIWGIEQNIMFKGVQTPEEIRALLSNSLAFVQHSIVAENGDSEGTPVGILEAQAAGLPVVSTKHAGIPDVVIHEKTGLLCEELDVNMMALNMLKLIKSPELCKVYGDYARVNIKEYFSLEKHLGLLEKVILDAHELNLSKTKN